The window GAGGATCAGTTTCTGACCGTCCACCTCGATTTCGGCGTATAGCTCTTCTTGATTAACGGCAACAGCCGTATTGGCCGGCAGAGTCCAAGGGGTAGTTGTCCAGGCTAGCAAGGACGTACCCTCATCTTTCAGTTTGAACTTTACAAAGACCGAAGGATCAGTCACGTCCTGATAGCTATTGTCCATAGCAACCTCAGCCTTAGAGATAGGCGTAGCATCGCGCGTACAGTAAAGCAGTACCTTTTCTCCTTCATAGATCTTACCGGCGTCATACAGCTCCTTAAAAGCCCACCAGACTGATTCCATGTAGTCTTTATCCATGGTTTTGTAGGCACCCCTGAAGTCTACCCAGCGACCAACGCGATCAATAGTGTCCTCCCAGAGGTTGCCAGTCTGAACCATGTTTGCCCGACAGGTAGTGATGTACTCTTCCAGACTCACCTTTGTACCGATGTCTCGCTTGTCTTTGATACCAAGTTTTTTCTCAGTAAAGACTTCTGCCGGTAGGCCATGGCAATCCCAACCCCAAACACGCTCCACTCGTTTGCCTTTCATCGTCCAGTAGCGTGGCACTGCGTCTTTGGCGATAGAGCTCAGGAGCGTTCCATGGTGTGGTTCTCCGGTGATAAAGGGAGGACCATCGTAGAACACATACGAGTTTTCTTTTGGTCGGTTTTCTACCGACTTCTCAAAGGTCTTATGTTCTTTCCAGTATTTGACGAGATCTTTTTCGTACTCGAGTGGCTTGCGTCTGGTGCCTTGTTTAAACTTCATGATATTTGCTCCTTAGATATAAAAAATCATCTCTCTTGAATATCAGAACCCCTTTAGGGGTGGTACCATCTGATTTCCAAAAGAGATGACTCTTTTAGCACTTACTTATCGCTGTTACGGGCTGCCCGACAGGTTCTACTTATTCCGAGCCCATTGAAGGATTTGCTCAAAACTTTCTTCCCGTAGCTCGTGGTTGATAGCCACTTTTCTAGCTGTGCTAGATCGCCTTTTCCAAATTGTTACAGGGGTAATTGTAGCGCATACAACACCTCTTACGCAAGTTTACGAGTTTGCGTATCCGGCTACTTCATCCATGAGGGGTAGCGAGGGTCCTGGCCACACCTTGGCCAACTCACCGTCGTCCCTTACCGCCAATAGCGACGGATACTGAACAATGTCGTATAACCTTGCCATGTCCGATCCATCCCTTGTCTCAAGATCCTTGAGCTCTATTACCTTGCCACGCTGCGACTCAAAGTCATGGGCGTACTCTTCCATCTGGCGCGCAAACTCGCCTTTTGAATGGTACAAGATGATCAATTTCATGCCACTAGTCTACCATAAGCAAAATAAAAGAGAGGTGCATCACCTCTCTTTTATTGTTCCTCGACTAGGGCCTAGGAGCAGCCTGTTGTACTGCCGCAACTCGTACAGACATAGCAGCTTCCTGCCTTCTGCGTCTGGTTGCCACAGTTGTAGCACATGGGCGCAGCGTCATCCTGGTGACCTGTACCGCTGTCAGCCACCGCTTGGCGGGCGGCTTGTATAGGTTGGGGTCGTATGGCCATGATTGGCTCCGGCTGGATCTCTACCGCTACTGCCTCATCCGCCCTTGGCGTTCCTACCTCAAGCAAACTTACTTGCTCCTCGGGCATATCGTCCATAGACGCCAGTCCCAGTTCAAGCCTATCGTCAAACGACAAGTAGCTCAGGGCTAGGCGCCGGAATATGTAGTCAATGATCGAAGATGCGGTACGAATCTCTGGGTCATCAGTTATGCCGGCAGGGGCAAAGCTGGTACTCGTAAGTGATCTCACATATGTCTTAAGCGGCACACCATACTGCAGGCCATGACTGACCGATATCGCAAAGGAATCCATGATACCTAATAGCGTTGAACCGTGCTTTGCAAAGTGTATGAAGACCTCGCCTGGAGTACCATCCTCGTACTCACCAACTGTTACATAGCCGTGACTGCTTGCAACGGTAAAAGAGAAGGTCTTTGAAGCGCGCACTCTTGGCAGCTCACGACGCACTGCGCCCTTGACTATGATTCGGTCACTGAGCACCTCCGCCAAAGATACTGGCTCGTCCTTTTTAGTACCCTCTTTCTTCGCCATAGAGAGTGGTTGCGCAACCTTACAGTTATCGCGGTAGATCGCAACTGCCTTGAGGCCTAGCCTCCAAGATTCCATGTGCAGCTTCTCAACCTCTTCTACAGTGGCTTCTTCGGGCATGTTAACTGTCTTACTAATTGCGCCAGACAGGAATGGTTGTACTGCTGACATCATCTTCACGTGGCCCATGTAGTGGATAGGGTTATCACCCATAGAGCAAGCAAACACATCTTTGTGCTCTTCCTTGAGGTGTGGAGCGCCTATTATTGTTTTCTCTACATCAATATAGCTGATGATATCGTCAACTTCGGACTTGCTGTAGCCGAGTACTTTTAGTGCACGTGGCACTGTCTGGTTGACGATACTCATCGTGCCGCCACCTACCAGCTTCTTGTGCTTAACAAGACCAAGGTCTGGCTCGATACCAGTTGTATCACAGTCCATCATGAGTCCAATCGTTCCCGTGGGAGCCAGCACACTTGCTTGCGCATTTCGTACACCGTGGAGCTCACCTAGCTCAACAGCTTCATCCCAGGCGCTGGCGGCAGCACTCAGTAGTTCCTCGGAAACCAGGCTGGCGTCAATCTTTGAGACTTCCTCACGATGCATACGGAGCACGTGGAGCATTCCCTCGCGATCTTTATGGAATCCAGCAAATGGACCGACCCGATTAGCAATCTTTGCGCTCGTGGCATACGCCTGGCCGGTCATAAGGGCCGTTATAGCCGCAGCCTGAGCTCGACCCTCATCAGAGTCATAGGGCAGGCCTTGAGCCATCAGAAGGGCTCCTAAGTTCGCATAGCCAAGCCCTAGCTCACGATAAGCTCTGGCATTCTTATTGATGCTCTCTGTTGGATACTCACTGTAACCAACCAATATTTCTTGGGCGGTAAAAATAAGTTCTACCGTATGAATGAAAGACTTGATATCAAAACTTCCGTCGTCATTCAGATACCTCAAGAGGTTGATAGATGCCAGGTTACACGCAGAGTTATCCAGGTGCATATATTCACTGCACGGGTTACTGCCATTAATGCGTCCAGCGTTCGGCGTGGTGTGCCACTTGTTGATAGTCGTGTCGAATTGCATGCCAGGATCGGCACATTCCCAGGCAGATTCAGAGATTTGCCGGAAAAGATCACGAGCCTTTACGGTCCTCACTGTCTTGCCGGTAGTCACTGCCTTCAGGTCCCAGTCCTTATCGTTCTCGACTGCTCGCATAAACTCATCAGTGACCCGAACAGAGTTATTGGCATTTTGGTATTGGACAGAGAATGAGTCTCTACCGTCCAGGTCCATATCGAATCCAGCGTCTCTCAGTACACGAGCTTTACGCTCCTCTATTGCCTTGGCCCAAATAAACTCCACAATGTCCGGATGATCAGCATTCAAGATAACCATCTTAGCCGCACGACGAGTCTTGCCGCCACTCTTAATAGCACCAGCAGATGCATCAGCACCCCGCATAAAACTCATGGGGCCAGAGGCAGTACCAGCACTCTTGCCGAGTTCTTCGGCCGACGACCGGATAGAGCTAAGATTGATGCCTGATCCCGAGCCACCCTTGAAGATCATTCCCTCTTCTTTGTACCAATTCAGAATGGCGGGCATAGTATCTTCAACGGCCAAGATGAAACAAGCACTTGCCTGCTGAGCACGCTCAGGTACGCCTATATTGAACCAGACCGGAGAGTTAAAAGCCGCGCGTTGAGTGGCCAAGATATATTTAAGCTCCTCACGGTAGTCTTCTGCCTCGGCGTCCGACTCAAAGTAACCCTCTTGCATACCCTGCCGAGTCACCGTATCTACTACACGATCGATTAAGTCCTTTAGGGACTTTTCTCGTCCATCAGTACCCGGAGTACCGGTAAAATATTTTTGGGCAACGATGTTGATAGCGTTCAGGGACCATCCCTCGGGGAAATCAACGTCCTTTTGCTCAAAGACAGGCTTGCCCGTCATTGGATTCATAATAACCGAATCGCGCTTAACCCATTTGAGCTGATCGTATCCCTTGCTCTTAGGGGGCGTCAATAAGCGCCTCCGACCTAATATTGCTATCTGTGCCATACACCTACCCTCACTTTTACGCGGCCCCAAGAATATGCCGTTCTCTCGGCCACCCATTGTTATATTTTTATTAAGGTTTTTGTTAGAGTCGTCTCTCGCCTCTACGTTGCTCTCAAACGTCGATTCGATTGATGCTCCCCCCAAAGCCTATGGAGCAGGCTCTAGGGGGAGCCGTCAAGGTTATGCCTTGACAGAACCGACCTTGCGCTCGCGGATTTGCAGAAGTTCTTTCTCAAATCCGGCGATATCTTTGAAGCGACGATATACACTTGCGAACCGCACATAGGCTACCTCGTTAAGGGGTGCGAGTCGCTCCATCACCATGTCACCTATTTTTGTACTTGGCATCTCCTGCTCTCCACATGCGTATATATGCTGTTCGATATCTGCTACCAAACGCTCGAGCTGCAAACTCGTTACAGGAGTTTTCTCGGAAGCCCTATACAACCCAGCAAGTAACTTGTCACGATTAAAGAGTTCACGAGTTCCGTTAGTCTTTACTACTATTATCTGAGGACGCTCCAGTCGCTCATAGGTAGTAAATCTATACTGACAGTTTGTGCAAACTCTTCGCCGACGGATGGCCTCACCATCTGATACGTCACGAGATTCAATTACCTTTGTCTCCGTTTGCTGGCATTGGCTGCATTTCATATATTTGCATACCTCCTTGCTTACTCTACAACCGTGGAGATCCAGAGACAGCCAGCTCATGCTTGCTTTTAAAACAATGTATTTGTTTTGGCCCTCAATCATCCGAACGTTCATAGATGTGTAAAACATTTATTCATCTGAACGTACGACCACTGTATATTTCATCCTATATATAGTGTCTATACTGTATAGATTAACTCTACCTATAGCGTTTTGCAAGCAAAAATTTGGTGTATTATTTACGCTTTTTTATCACTGTTAACAGGGGTGGAATCTTCATCCTGGCCCTCTTGTCGACGCTTCTTCAATCTGCGCAAGAAAGAGGGCTTCTCTAGCTCCTCTTCTTCATTCGAACCCACAAAGGCCTGAGACTTCGATGACGCATCTTGTGCAGCTACCTCGTTGGTTTCAACTTCTTTTGTATCCTGATCAAGTGTCCAGATATTAGGCATAGGTTTTTCATTCTGGAAAGCTTCCTCCGCCTTGGAGGGCTCGTCCAGGTCCATATCAATATCTTTGATGACAGTATCATCTGACCTGGGCGGGTCAACAGACGTTGTCATACCGCTAGAAGAAGATGGATCAGATGAAGCGGAGCGATTTGTAAAGTAGGCGGCATCAAAGCCCGTAGCCACAACAGTGATAATAAGCTCATTCTCTAGCTCGGGATTTATGGTGGCACCAAAAATGATATTGGCGTCCGGATCGGCAGCTGTAGTTATAGTCTCTGCAGCTGTGTTAATTTCATGCATGGACATGTCCATGCCACCAATAACGTTGAACAAAATACCACGGGCACCATCAATTGACACCTCCAGTAGCGGCGATTCAACAGCCTGCTGGGCAGCCTTGATGGCTCGATCTTCGCCACTTGCACGACCTATACCCATAAGGGCAGAGCCAGCATTCTTCATGACCGCTTTTACATCGGCAAAGTCTAGGTTGATCAGCCCATGAACCGTAATAAGATCAGATATACCCTGCACACCCTGGCGAAGTACATCATCTGCTACCTTAAAAGCTTCGAGCAAGGGAGTCTGACGATCAATCGTCTGTAACAGACGATCATTAGGTATGACGATAAGGGTGTCTACGGCATCTTTCAGATTAGTTATGGCAGATTCTGCGTTACGTCGACGTTTGTCACCTTCGAAGGCAAAGGGTTTTGTTGCAAAACCAACAACGAGAGAGCCCGCTTCCTTGGCAACCTTGGCAACCACGTGCCCCGCACCACTGCCAGTTCCGCCCCCGGCACCAATGGTTATAAACACCATGTCAGCACCTTCAACGGCTTTTCTGATCTCTTCAATAGATTCTTCGGCAGCCTTTTGGCCCGTTGCTGGGTCGGCACCACCGCCCAAACCCCGAGTTGTCTCACTACCGATGTTAATTTTTTTCTGTGCCAGAGAGTGGTGCAAGGCCTGTGCGTCAGTGTTAATTACAATGAATTCAACACCATCAACGCCGGACTCTATCATCCGATTTATGGCTGCGCCACCGGCACCGCCCACACCTATTACTTTAATGCGTGCGAAAGTCTCTATAGCTGGTGCAACTTGTGGCATCTAAGGATATCCTCTCTGTCGTTATAGCAAGGAGTATATCATATGAGACCAAACCCTTGCAGACCCCTAGGCGAGGTTCTACTTCCTGGACCTCATTCGTTTTAGAAGCCCGTCAATGAGCCCAAAGGCACTCGTGTTGGGCTGGCTGGCAGCGGACTTGTCTTGGTCGGGAACAAGCAGCATATCAAGCAACATGAGCCCCACGGCGGACGCATACATAGGGTCCTGCACGATATCAACCAAGCCGCCCAGGGGCTGGAGCTCTCCAACTCGGGCAGCCAGCTGAAGCTTCTCTTTTGCAAAATCAGCAATACCAGGAAGCTTCGCTGTGCCGCCGACCAGTACGATTCCACCAGGGAGCTTACGGGAGCGCTGAATCTTCTTGAGTTCTTTGTCTACAAACTCAAATAACTCTTCCACGCGCGCTTCGGTAATCATTCGAACATCATCAATCTCAAACGTGTGTGACTTCTCGTTATGACGAACGGTCAAAGTCCCTTTCTTTTGGCTGGCTTCTAAGGTGGCGTGATTAATCTTTACCAGCTCAGCGACATCTAGATCGGTTCTAAGCCCGATTGCGAGGTCGTTGGTTATGTGTAGGCCTCCAATGGGAAGAACGGCGACATGCTGTACCTCTCCGTCTTCTATGACAACAATATTTGTTGTCCCGGCACCCATGTCGATAAGCAAGGTCCCGGACTCCTTCTGTTGTCTAGCCAGAACAGCCTCCGCGGCCGCAAGACTCGAGACCGTATGATTTGTAGCAGCAATTCGTGCCTTGTCTAGAACGATATCCAAGCTTTTCATACTGGGAGTCGACGCCGTTACGATATGCGTGTCTACCTCAAGCCTCACCCCTTGCATGCCCACCGGGTCTTTGATATTGTCTTGCCCATCAAGCCGATAATTTTTGGCAAATACCTGGATAATCTCTCTGTTAGCCGGAAGTTGAACAATGGTGGCTGCCTCTTCCACCCGAAAACGATCCTCAGGGGTAATCTCGCGGTTAGCCGCGCTGATAGCAATCACTCCCCTAGAATTCATACCCGTCACGTGCGATCCATTTACATTGACTGTTGCGCGCTCAATACGCACTCCAGATAATCTTTCCGCCTCGGTAACCGCCTGCACCACCGATTCAATAACATCATCAATATGTACAACTACACCCTTACGCATGCCAATATTAGCAGCGCTACCATGCCCGATTATGGAAGGGTGGCCGGGGTCATTAGGATCAACCATGCCAATAACGCAGCGAACAGAGCTCGTGCCAATATCGAGCCCAAAAAAGTGGCTTGGCGAAGATTCGCGCATGTTGGCAGTATAGCGCTTATCGTTACACCTTACAAATGAAACGGCACTCGGGATCTAGAGTTTCGTTAAAATCTCTGAGCCCGTGTCGGTAATAAGTACCGTATGTTCAAAGTGGGCTGCAAATGAACGGTCATTGGTCCTTACAGTCCAGCCATCGATATCAATAAAAACCCGGAAGTCACCAAGGGTAGCCATGGGCTCTATGGCTATAGTCATACCTTTTTTCAGGACGGGTCCCGTCCCTTCTTTACCGTAGTTGGGAATGTTTGGCTCCTCATGCAGCTCATGTCCAACCCCGTGGCCCACCATATCCCGAACTATACCGTAATCAGCCTGCTTAAGCACTTGCTCTATGGCATTCGACAAGTCTCCGACACGCGTACCATCTTTCAGAATAGAGATACCAGCATACAATGCAGCTTCGGTATCACGGACCAGTCTCAACCTGTTAGCCGGGCCAACGCCTGCGACAACAGATACAGCACCGTCAGTAATCATACCCTCGTAGGTCACACCAAAGTCCATACTCACAATATCACCGTCAGTAATTTTCCTTTTGGCGGTGGGGATACCATGCACCACCTCGTCGTTCACCGAGACACACAGCACATCAGGGAAGCCATACATTCCTAAGAAGGTTGGCGTACCACCCGTACCACGCAGTTCGCTCTTAGCAATCTCTGCCAAATCCTTAGTAGTCATACCCGGCTGAATCGCCTGCTTGAGAGTGGCGAGCACTGTCGCCAGAAGTCGACCACTTTCACGCATAGCCTTGATCTCTTGAGTTGTTTTTACTTTTGTTTGCATGACACTAGTTGACTGATGATATATCTTTCTTGATCTGGCCGTGGATAGCTTCTATGTCACCAGCACCATCTACATCAAAAATTGGCACCCGAGCTTCTCTAAAATGATCGAGAATTGGCCTCGTCACCTCCTCATATTCACGAAAACGTTCGAGGATAGCCTCTTTATGATCATCTTGTCTACCACGCTTCAGGAGTCGATCAAGTACTGTTTGCTGATCTACAGTAAGATGGATAACCGCAGTAACATCAAGCTGCCCATGCTTGTGCTGATTAAGGAGCCAGTCCGCCTGGGAAACCGTCCGAGGGAAACCGTCTAGAATAAACTCCTCATGTACATCAATCATCGCAAATATTTTTTGGACAAGTTTTATAATCTCCCTATCAGATAACAGCCTTCCCGCTAGCATATCCTTGCGTCGCTCGCCAGACACCAGCATACGGAGGAACTCACCAGTAGATAGCCAGGGCAGGGCAAGCTCGTCTGCTAACATCCTCCCCTGGACGCTCTTACCAGAACCAGCAACACCCATAAAAATAATCATCCTGAAATCCTCTGTTTTACCGCAGCAGCGATGCGCCCACCGTCCGCATCTCCCTTGCTTAGTTCTTTTACCCTTCCGATAATTCGCCCCATGTCTTGAGAAGTTGCAGCTCCAACGTCATCGATAGCCCTGTCTACGAGCTTCCCTATTTCTTCGTCCGATAGCTGGGCGGGCAAATAGTTCTCTATGACCACCAGCTCATGCCGCTCGGCCACAGCCTTCTCTTGATTACCGCCACGATCAAACAATTCGGCACTTTCCTGGCGTTTCTTTGCCTCTTTGCGTAACACGCCTACAATCTCTTGGTCTGCCAACCCCTGTTCCCTCTTGCCCTCCGCAACCTCGACATACAGAATAGCGCTCTTGAGACCCCTCAGGGTTGTTGCAAGCGTCTTGTCGCCACCAAGCATGGCAGCTTTCAAATCTGAATCGATCCGTTCCTTCAAACTCATAATTCATCCCTAGTGTACCAAAGAGCTCATCCTAAAAGCAAAATGCTGCCAGATTCCTCGGGCAGCATCTGCTATTGAGACGACGTTATTTTTGGCCGAGCTTAATCTTCTTTAGCTTCTGAGACTTACGCTCACGACGTAAAATAGCCTTCTCGCGGCGTTCGCGCTTACTCATTGGTTTTTCAAAGTATTGTGCCTGTTTTGCCTTTGTGACAACTCCAGCCTGCTGAACTTTGCGAGTAAATCGACGCAGAACGTTCTCAATGGATTCTTTCGAATCTTTGCGTGTAACTTGTATCATGGGCCTAATTGTACTTTAACAGGGATAGATATGCAAGATTGAAAGCTAAGAACCGGGCTGCTGCTTCTTTTGATTCATGCGTTGTGACTTCAACACTATGCTTTGTAGTTCTTTGAAGATCGCAAAGTGTTTATTGGTGTGATATATTTTGGTGTTTCCCTGTCGTTCAGAAATAAGAAACCCTATCTTCTCTAGCCTTTTTAGCTCACGCTGAATATTCCCAGCATCTTCTTTGATAAGCTTTGCAAGCCCACGAACATGGGTTTTAAAATCGGGATATTTGGCGTAAACCACTATGATTTTCCGCCGTACTCGTGAAGTTATAAATACATCTAACATAAGCTCTATTGTTATTAGGACAACGTAACTGAAGTATACGCGACAACTGATGGTCTTTCAACATATTTTTCCAATAAAACTTATAATGTGGTCATGAGATATTACGAGGTCTGGGTTGCAAGCCAGAGGTACCACGGGGAGAGTTCCCTCACTTACTCCCATGAAGCTGCGTTCGCAAAAGGCACCCTAGTAACTGTCGAGCTACAAAGACAGGTGGTGGTTGCTGTAGTACTCTCAGAAGTTAAGAAGCCCAGTTTCAAAACAAAACCTATCAGAGATACACTAAATGAAGAGCCCATCCCATCAGAGATCATTGAACTCATGCAGTGGGTACATAGCTACTACCCGGCACCCCTGGGCCAAATAACTTCTCTGGCACTTCCTGGCACGCTTACCACAAAGAGCAGGGCAAAAACCGCAAAGACAGTAGCCAAGTTTCCAGAGCCTCTCACTCCCCCTGCCCTCACCACCGAACAGGCTCAAGCAATCCGTGACATCAATCAGCCTAACCTTCGAACCGCTCTCCTGCATGGTAACACCGGTAGCGGCAAAACACGTGTCTATATAGAACTCATCGACCAGCAGCTAAAGCGCGACAAGAGTGTCTTGCTTCTAACCCCCGAGATTAGCCTTACCCCCCAACTGGCGCAGAGTGTACATCGGTACTTCCCAGGATCGGTTGTGGTACTGCACTCAGAGATGACCGTCGCCCAGAGACGCAATGCCTGGCTCTCTATCCTGACTTCTACTAAGCCACTTGTAGTAATTGGACCCCGATCGATTCTTTTTTGCCCACTCAAATCTATAGGACTGATTGTGCTGGATGAATTTCATGAAACCGCCTACAAACAAGAGCAAGCTCCACACTACTTGGCTACACGTGTTGCGGCACGGCTAGCAAGCTTACACGGAGCACAGCTTATTTTTGGCAGCGCCACCCCCCTTCTGGCAGACTACTACTTCTTTAAACAAAAGAAATTATCAATCATCAGAATGGTTCAGCCTGCACTTTTTGATAGCGAACAAAAAACAGATGTTGTAATTATTGACTTAAAAAAGCGTGAGCAATTTAATCGTTCTCCATGGATTTCTAACACTCTCATTGAGGGAATTTCACATACAATCCAGAAGGAGGAGCAATCATTAGTCTTCCTGAATAGACGTGGGTCGGCCCGGCTTATCTTGTGCCAGAACTGTGGTTGGGAGGCGGTTTGCCCACGCTGTGATCTGCCACTGACATACCATGCAGACATGCACTCAGCACTCTGTCACACTTGCGGATTCCGACAGAATCCGCCCTCGTCATGCCCTGAGTGTAGTAGTACTGACATCAATTTCAAATCTATTGGCACCAAAGCACTCGTCACCGAACTAGCTCGCCTATTCCCGCAAGCTCGCATACAGCGATTCGATAGTGACCTACCTAAAATCGACCGAATGGAGCATCATTACGAAAATATAGTAGCCGGCAACGTGGACATCTTGGTGGGAACCCAAATGCTCGGCAAAGGTCTAGACCTACCAAAACTAGGCCTCCTTGGCATTATTCAGGCTGATACCAGTCTGAGCTTCCCGGACTATACCGCCCAGGAGCGAACATATCAGCTGCTATCGCAGGCGCTCGGAAGACTTACGAGAGGCCACCGAAGCGGACTAGCCGTTATACAGACCCACCATACCGACAACCCCATATTGCGAGCTGCGATAGAGCAAGATTACGCCAGCTTTTACGATTGCGAGATCAAGGAAAGGCAGACATATAACTTCCCTCCCTTTTGCTTCTTATTGAAGATCACGTGTAGTAGAGCGAGCCTCTCCGCAGCGCGACAAAGCTGCGAGTCGATTGGCCATGGCTTGCGCAAAAGCTTCAGGGACGTCCAAGTCATTGGCCCGGCGCCTTCATTTCTAGAGAAAACCAATAATCGCTATAACTGGCAGCTTGTGGTGAAGTCTAAAAAAAGGACAACCTTGATTGATATTATCCGCACGCTTCCACAAAACTGTTCCTACGACATCGACCCCACGAATCTTCTCTGATACTATTAGTCAAATGGGAAAAACTCAACGGGATATTATTACGCTTGCACACGATCACCTGAGACAGCGCTCTCAGAAGGTGGGCATTATTACCAGCGATATCAAGCAACTTGTCAAAGACATGGAAGACGCCACGCTAGACTGGGAGGATAGCCGTAAACACGAGGTTGGTGTCGCGCTTGCAGCCATTCAGATCGATCTACCCCTCCGGGTAGTCGTAGTCCGCAATAACTTTGACGACAAGTCAGATCGCACCTTCCAGGCGTTTATAAACCCAAAGATCACCAAGTTTGAGGGCAAGGTAGAGGAAGATTTCGAAGGCTGCTTGAGCGTTAAAGATATCTATGGCAAAGTACCCCGCTATCAAAAAGTCCGGATTAGCGCCTTAGACCTCAACGGCAAGCAGATCAGAGTAGTCGCCGAAGGATTCTTGGCCAGGGTGTTCCAGCACGAGATTGATCATACAAACGGAATCGTTTTCATTGATCACATTAAAGATAAACCAGAGGCATTCTTTAGACTGACCGAAGAAGGCCATCTGGATGCACTCGATTATGAAAAAGATGTCAAAAACAATAGTATTCTTTGGTAATGAACGCATTGCCACAGGCGTAACAACGCACGTGCCAACCCTACGTGGCCTTATCGAAGCCGGCTACGAGGTCAAGGCGGTGGTCTCTA is drawn from Verrucomicrobiia bacterium and contains these coding sequences:
- the priA gene encoding primosomal protein N', which codes for MRYYEVWVASQRYHGESSLTYSHEAAFAKGTLVTVELQRQVVVAVVLSEVKKPSFKTKPIRDTLNEEPIPSEIIELMQWVHSYYPAPLGQITSLALPGTLTTKSRAKTAKTVAKFPEPLTPPALTTEQAQAIRDINQPNLRTALLHGNTGSGKTRVYIELIDQQLKRDKSVLLLTPEISLTPQLAQSVHRYFPGSVVVLHSEMTVAQRRNAWLSILTSTKPLVVIGPRSILFCPLKSIGLIVLDEFHETAYKQEQAPHYLATRVAARLASLHGAQLIFGSATPLLADYYFFKQKKLSIIRMVQPALFDSEQKTDVVIIDLKKREQFNRSPWISNTLIEGISHTIQKEEQSLVFLNRRGSARLILCQNCGWEAVCPRCDLPLTYHADMHSALCHTCGFRQNPPSSCPECSSTDINFKSIGTKALVTELARLFPQARIQRFDSDLPKIDRMEHHYENIVAGNVDILVGTQMLGKGLDLPKLGLLGIIQADTSLSFPDYTAQERTYQLLSQALGRLTRGHRSGLAVIQTHHTDNPILRAAIEQDYASFYDCEIKERQTYNFPPFCFLLKITCSRASLSAARQSCESIGHGLRKSFRDVQVIGPAPSFLEKTNNRYNWQLVVKSKKRTTLIDIIRTLPQNCSYDIDPTNLL
- the def gene encoding peptide deformylase codes for the protein MGKTQRDIITLAHDHLRQRSQKVGIITSDIKQLVKDMEDATLDWEDSRKHEVGVALAAIQIDLPLRVVVVRNNFDDKSDRTFQAFINPKITKFEGKVEEDFEGCLSVKDIYGKVPRYQKVRISALDLNGKQIRVVAEGFLARVFQHEIDHTNGIVFIDHIKDKPEAFFRLTEEGHLDALDYEKDVKNNSILW